The Candidatus Dadabacteria bacterium genomic interval GCCGGAAAAATAGATGCCGGGGCGCTTGAGATCAAAAGCACTGGAGCAATAACGGGAGAAGTCCTGATCGAAACCCTGATAACCGAGGCCGGGGGAATCATGAGGGCGAAGTGCGAAATGAAAAGCCCCGCACCGAAAGGCGTAAAGGATAAAGGCCCGGCGCCCAGCTCCTCCCAAGCGGCGAAACCCTAATGGTGGTGGTGGCCGCGGCGGGTTGCCTCGGGGGGATCGAGGACAGGCGCCGTAACCGATATCCGCGCGCCCGAGCGGAACTTCAATTCCAAAATCACGCTTTCTTCTATATCGCCCGAGAGCCCCTCTAGCATCACGTGAT includes:
- a CDS encoding polymer-forming cytoskeletal protein, coding for METVLGEGVVFEGIISCEGSMKVEGELKGDIKVANSIVVGPNGSVTGDINAREVIIFGKVAGKIDAGALEIKSTGAITGEVLIETLITEAGGIMRAKCEMKSPAPKGVKDKGPAPSSSQAAKP